A genomic window from Sorex araneus isolate mSorAra2 chromosome 2, mSorAra2.pri, whole genome shotgun sequence includes:
- the PDCD7 gene encoding programmed cell death protein 7, whose translation MALPPFFPPGRAGPPPPAPFGCPPPPLPSPAFPPPLPPRPAPFLQPPLALQPPPAAEAARGGSAFFPGPPPPLPPPPPPPPPCRPLPGCESGERARPPWGPRWLEAPPPPPDVLGDAVLQRLRDRQWLDAVFGGPRRAGGAAAPRAPPGPSLGEVRARLRGALGLVRRLRELAQALREAEADGAAWARLHAEAAPLRAELAGRLQLLTQAAYLGEARRRLERVRRRRLRLRERAREREAEREAESARAAEREQEIDRWRVKCVQEVEEKQREQELKAAADGVLSEVRKKQADTKRMVDILRALEKLRKLRKEAAARKGVCPPASADETFEHHLQRLRKLIKKRSELYEAEERALRVMLEGEREEERKRELEKKQRKEKEKFLLQKQEIESKLFGDPSEFPLAHLLQPFRQYYLQAEHSLPALIQIRHDWDQYLVPSDHPKGHSVPQGWVLPPLPSNDVWATAVKLQ comes from the exons ATGGCCCTGCCGCCCTTTTTCCCCCCGGGCCGCGcgggcccgccgccccccgcccccttcggctgcccgccgccgccgctgccctcTCCGGCCTTCCCGCCGCCCCTCCCGCCGCGGCCCGCCCCGTTCCTGCAGCCCCCGTTggccctgcagcccccgcccGCGGCCGAGGCGGCCCGCGGCGGCAGCGCCTTCTTccccgggccgcccccgccgctgccgccgccgccgccgccgccgcccccgtgCCGGCCGCTCCCGGGCTGCGAGTCGGGCGAGCGCGCGCGGCCGCCCTGGGGCCCGCGCTGGCTggaggcgccgccgccgccgcccgacgTGCTGGGCGACGCGGTCCTGCAGCGGCTCCGCGACCGCCAGTGGCTGGACGCGGTGTTCGGCGgcccgcggcgggcgggcggcgcggcggccccgcgcgcgcccccgggGCCGAGCCTGGGCGAGGTGCGCGCGCGCCTCCGCGGGGCGCTGGGCCTGGTGCGGCGGCTGCGCGAGCTGGCCCAGGCCCTGCGCGAGGCCGAGGCGGACGGCGCGGCCTGGGCGCGGCTGCACGCCGAGGCGGCGCCGCTGCGCGCCGAGCTGGCCGGGCGGCTGCAGCTGCTCACCCAGGCCGCCTACCTGGGCGAGGCGCGGCGGCGGCTGGAGCGGGTCCGGCGCCGCCGCCTGCGGCTCCGCGAGCGCGCCCGGGAGCGCGAGGCCGAGCGGGAGGCGGAGAGCGCGCGCGCCGCGGAGCGCGAGCAGGAGATCGACCGCTGGCGGGTCAAGTGCGtgcaggaggtggaggagaagcaGCGG GAGCAGGAACTTAAAGCAGCTGCCGACGGCGTCTTGTCGGAGGTGAGGAAGAAGCAAGCAGACACCAAACGGATGGTGGACATTCTCCGGGCGCTGGAGAAGCTCAGGAAGCTCAGGAAAGAGGCTGCAGCGAGGAAAG GAGTTTGTCCGCCAGCTTCAGCCGATGAGACCTTTGAGCACCATCTTCAGCGACTGAGAAAACTTATAAAGAAACGCTCTGAACTGTATGAAGCTGAAGAGAGAGCCCTGAGAGTGATGTTGGAAGGAGagcgagaggaagagaggaaaagagaattaGAAAAGAAGCAgcggaaagagaaagagaaatttctACTTCAGAAGCAAGAAATTGAGTCCAAATTATTTGGGGATCCAA GTGAATTCCCACTCGCTCACCTCCTGCAGCCCTTCCGGCAGTATTATCTCCAAGCTGAGCACTCGCTGCCCGCGCTCATCCAGATAAG GCACGATTGGGACCAGTACCTGGTGCCGTCGGATCACCCCAAGGGTCACTCCGTTCCCCAAGGATGGGTTCTTCCCCCGCTCCCCAGCAACGACGTCTGGGCAACCGCTGTTAAGCTGCAGTAG